One Vanessa atalanta chromosome 6, ilVanAtal1.2, whole genome shotgun sequence genomic window carries:
- the LOC125064448 gene encoding ecdysone-inducible protein E75 isoform X3 encodes MSPDSSYGRYDAPTAADSMMSSAHKEREPELHIEFDGTTVLCRVCGDKASGFHYGVHSCEGCKGFFRRSIQQKIQYRPCTKNQQCSILRINRNRCQYCRLKKCIAVGMSRDAVRFGRVPKREKARILAAMQQSSSSRAQEQAAAAELDDAPRLLARVVRAHLDTCEFTRDRVAAMRARARDCPTYSQPTLACPLNPAPELQSEKEFSQRFAHVIRGVIDFAGLIPGFQLLTQDDKFTLLKSGLFDALFVRLICMFDAPLNSIICLNGQLMKRDSIQSGANARFLVDSTFKFAERMNSMNLTDAEIGLFCAIVLITPDRPGLRNIELVERMHARLKACLQTVVTQNRPDRPGFLRELMDTLPDLRTLSTLHTEKLVVFRTEHKELLRQQMWGDEEGCSWADSVVDESARSPIGSVSSSESGEVVGDCGTPLLAATLAGRQRLDSRGSVDEEALGVAHLAHNGLTVTPVRPPPRYRKLDSPTDSGIESGNEKHERIVGPGSGCSSPRSSLEEHTEDRRPPALADDMPVLKRALEAPPIRPFDAPRPRSLMEEAYNRHKKFRAMRRDTGEAEARPMQLTPSPQPPQHPHPASPAHPAHSPRPLRASLSSTHSVLAKSLMEGPRMTPEQLKRTDIIQQYMRRGDVATGGSPSTGASEGCPLRAGGLLTCYRGASPKPEPVLELQVDVADAPLNLSKKSPSPPRSYMPRMLEA; translated from the exons ATGTCTCCGGACAGCAGCTATGGGCGTTATGATGCGCCAACAGCAGCCGACAGTATGATGAGTTCGGCTCATAAGGAGCGAGAACCAGAACTGCATATAG AGTTCGATGGTACCACGGTGTTGTGCCGAGTCTGTGGAGATAAGGCGAGTGGATTTCATTACGGCGTGCATTCCTGTGAGGGCTGcaag GGCTTCTTTCGTCGCTCTATACAACAGAAGATACAATATAGGCCCTGCACTAAAAATCAACAGTGCTCCATCTTAAGAATAAACAGAAACCGGTGCCAATACTGCCGATTGAAAAAATGCATTGCCGTTGGAATGAGCAGAGATG CTGTGCGATTTGGGCGCGTTCCGAAACGCGAAAAAGCGCGTATTTTAGCAGCAATGCAACAATCTTCTTCGTCACGGGCGCAAGAACAAGCAGCAGCCGCAGAACTAGATGACGCCCCGCGGTTATTGGCCCGAGTGGTGCGCGCTCATCTCGATACCTGCGAGTTCACCCGCGACCGCGTGGCCGCCATGCGTGCCCGCGCTCGTGATTGTCCCACCTATTCTCAACCCACTTTG GCTTGCCCACTGAATCCAGCGCCCGAGTTGCAGTCTGAGAAAGAATTTTCTCAGAGATTCGCCCACGTTATTCGCGGTGTGATTGACTTTGCCGGCCTCATACCTGGATTCCAGTTACTCACGCAAGATGACAAGTTTACTTTGTTAAAGAGTGGTCTCTTTGACGCTCTATTTGTGCGGCTTATTTGTATGTTTGATGCTCCGCTCAATAGTATAATATGCTTAAATGGTCAACTTATGAAACGTGACTCAATTCAAAGTGGAGCCAACGCACGTTTCCTCGTAGACTCTACATTTAAATTTGCAGAACGCATGAATTCCATGAATTTAACAGACGCCGAAATCGGGCTCTTCTGCgctattgttttaattacaccAGACCGACCAGGTCTTCGCAATATCGAATTAGTAGAGCGAATGCACGCGAGACTGAAAGCGTGTCTACAAACTGTCGTTACTCAAAATAGACCAGACAGACCTGGTTTCCTTCGGGAATTAATGGATACTCTACCTGACCTTCGTACGCTTAGTACGCTTCATACAGAAAAACTGGTCGTATTCCGCACAGAACATAAGGAACTACTAAGACAACAGATGTGGGGTGATGAAGAAGGATGCTCCTGGGCAGATTCAGTTGTAGACGAATCAGCTCGCAGTCCTATTGGGTCTGTGTCTAGCAGCGAATCTGGTGAAGTAGTAGGCGACTGTGGTACACCTTTGTTAGCCGCAACCTTAGCCGGGCGCCAAAGGTTAGACTCTCGAGGCTCTGTTGATGAAGAAGCTCTCGGTGTTGCTCATTTAGCGCACAACGGACTTACGGTTACACCGGTGCGTCCTCCACCGCGGTATCGTAAATTAGATTCCCCAACTGATTCTGGAATCGAATCTGGCAATGAGAAACATGAAAGAATCGTCGGCCCTGGTTCGGGCTGTTCCAGTCCGCGGTCGTCGCTCGAGGAACACACGGAAGACAGACGGCCACCAGCACTGGCGGACGATATGCCTGTTTTAAAGCGCGCATTAGAAGCACCACCGATTCGTCCATTTGACGCACCACGTCCGCGTTCGCTCATGGAAGAGGCATATAATCGTCATAAAAAATTCCGTGCTATGCGCCGTGATACTGGAGAAGCTGAAGCGCGACCAATGCAGCTGACGCCGTCGCCGCAACCCCCGCAGCACCCGCACCCGGCAAGCCCTGCCCATCCGGCACATTCGCCAAGGCCGTTGCGTGCTTCTCTCTCTTCTACGCACTCGGTGCTGGCTAAGAGTCTTATGGAGGGTCCTCGTATGACCCCGGAGCAGCTGAAGCGAACAGACATTATCCAACAGTATATGCGACGCGGCGATGTGGCTACGGGTGGAAGTCCAAGCACAGGTGCAAGCGAGGGTTGCCCCCTGCGCGCTGGTGGGTTGCTTACATGCTATCGCGGAGCGTCTCCGAAGCCTGAACCAGTACTGGAGCTGCAAGTTGACGTTGCGGACGCGCCTCTTAACCTCTCGAAGAAGTCACCGTCGCCTCCGCGCTCCTACATGCCGCGCATGCTGGAAGCGTGA
- the LOC125064450 gene encoding uncharacterized protein LOC125064450, with protein MISCFRVSRRPGATSPSKVAGNHSGFSVCRLKDYVGGAEAVGPPRVGAGSGVSGVQAGDAPSAGVKCTAGPRRRALRDAPPPATCAPLSVNSHYQIPFRYKLHNSGLNCMIRYCLNLSSLFLISLNQ; from the exons atatccTGTTTCCGCGTGAGCCGTCGCCCGGGCGCGACCTCGCCGTCCAAGGTCGCGGGCAACCATTCGGGGTTTTCCGTGTGTCGCCTGAAG GATTATGTGGGTGGCGCGGAGGCTGTTGGGCCACCCCGAGTTGGAGCCGGCAGTGGTGTGAGCGGAGTGCAGGCGGGCGATGCACCGTCCGCAGGAGTCAAGTGCACGGCCGGGCCGCGCCGCCGCGCACTGCGCGATGCACCGCCCCCGGCGACATGCGCTCCGCTGTCGGTCAATAGCCACTATCAAATACCATTCCGGTACAAGTTGCACAATAGCGGATTAAATTGCATGATTCGATATTGTTTAAACCTTTCGTCACTATTTCTTATAAGTTTAAATCAATAG
- the LOC125064448 gene encoding ecdysone-inducible protein E75 isoform X4 gives MVSDMGEDLPILKGILNGVVKYHNAPVRFGRVPKREKARILAAMQQSSSSRAQEQAAAAELDDAPRLLARVVRAHLDTCEFTRDRVAAMRARARDCPTYSQPTLACPLNPAPELQSEKEFSQRFAHVIRGVIDFAGLIPGFQLLTQDDKFTLLKSGLFDALFVRLICMFDAPLNSIICLNGQLMKRDSIQSGANARFLVDSTFKFAERMNSMNLTDAEIGLFCAIVLITPDRPGLRNIELVERMHARLKACLQTVVTQNRPDRPGFLRELMDTLPDLRTLSTLHTEKLVVFRTEHKELLRQQMWGDEEGCSWADSVVDESARSPIGSVSSSESGEVVGDCGTPLLAATLAGRQRLDSRGSVDEEALGVAHLAHNGLTVTPVRPPPRYRKLDSPTDSGIESGNEKHERIVGPGSGCSSPRSSLEEHTEDRRPPALADDMPVLKRALEAPPIRPFDAPRPRSLMEEAYNRHKKFRAMRRDTGEAEARPMQLTPSPQPPQHPHPASPAHPAHSPRPLRASLSSTHSVLAKSLMEGPRMTPEQLKRTDIIQQYMRRGDVATGGSPSTGASEGCPLRAGGLLTCYRGASPKPEPVLELQVDVADAPLNLSKKSPSPPRSYMPRMLEA, from the exons ATGGTCTCAGACATGGGTGAAGATTTACCGATTCTTAAGGGAATCCTAAACGGAGTCGTGAAATATCACAATGCTC CTGTGCGATTTGGGCGCGTTCCGAAACGCGAAAAAGCGCGTATTTTAGCAGCAATGCAACAATCTTCTTCGTCACGGGCGCAAGAACAAGCAGCAGCCGCAGAACTAGATGACGCCCCGCGGTTATTGGCCCGAGTGGTGCGCGCTCATCTCGATACCTGCGAGTTCACCCGCGACCGCGTGGCCGCCATGCGTGCCCGCGCTCGTGATTGTCCCACCTATTCTCAACCCACTTTG GCTTGCCCACTGAATCCAGCGCCCGAGTTGCAGTCTGAGAAAGAATTTTCTCAGAGATTCGCCCACGTTATTCGCGGTGTGATTGACTTTGCCGGCCTCATACCTGGATTCCAGTTACTCACGCAAGATGACAAGTTTACTTTGTTAAAGAGTGGTCTCTTTGACGCTCTATTTGTGCGGCTTATTTGTATGTTTGATGCTCCGCTCAATAGTATAATATGCTTAAATGGTCAACTTATGAAACGTGACTCAATTCAAAGTGGAGCCAACGCACGTTTCCTCGTAGACTCTACATTTAAATTTGCAGAACGCATGAATTCCATGAATTTAACAGACGCCGAAATCGGGCTCTTCTGCgctattgttttaattacaccAGACCGACCAGGTCTTCGCAATATCGAATTAGTAGAGCGAATGCACGCGAGACTGAAAGCGTGTCTACAAACTGTCGTTACTCAAAATAGACCAGACAGACCTGGTTTCCTTCGGGAATTAATGGATACTCTACCTGACCTTCGTACGCTTAGTACGCTTCATACAGAAAAACTGGTCGTATTCCGCACAGAACATAAGGAACTACTAAGACAACAGATGTGGGGTGATGAAGAAGGATGCTCCTGGGCAGATTCAGTTGTAGACGAATCAGCTCGCAGTCCTATTGGGTCTGTGTCTAGCAGCGAATCTGGTGAAGTAGTAGGCGACTGTGGTACACCTTTGTTAGCCGCAACCTTAGCCGGGCGCCAAAGGTTAGACTCTCGAGGCTCTGTTGATGAAGAAGCTCTCGGTGTTGCTCATTTAGCGCACAACGGACTTACGGTTACACCGGTGCGTCCTCCACCGCGGTATCGTAAATTAGATTCCCCAACTGATTCTGGAATCGAATCTGGCAATGAGAAACATGAAAGAATCGTCGGCCCTGGTTCGGGCTGTTCCAGTCCGCGGTCGTCGCTCGAGGAACACACGGAAGACAGACGGCCACCAGCACTGGCGGACGATATGCCTGTTTTAAAGCGCGCATTAGAAGCACCACCGATTCGTCCATTTGACGCACCACGTCCGCGTTCGCTCATGGAAGAGGCATATAATCGTCATAAAAAATTCCGTGCTATGCGCCGTGATACTGGAGAAGCTGAAGCGCGACCAATGCAGCTGACGCCGTCGCCGCAACCCCCGCAGCACCCGCACCCGGCAAGCCCTGCCCATCCGGCACATTCGCCAAGGCCGTTGCGTGCTTCTCTCTCTTCTACGCACTCGGTGCTGGCTAAGAGTCTTATGGAGGGTCCTCGTATGACCCCGGAGCAGCTGAAGCGAACAGACATTATCCAACAGTATATGCGACGCGGCGATGTGGCTACGGGTGGAAGTCCAAGCACAGGTGCAAGCGAGGGTTGCCCCCTGCGCGCTGGTGGGTTGCTTACATGCTATCGCGGAGCGTCTCCGAAGCCTGAACCAGTACTGGAGCTGCAAGTTGACGTTGCGGACGCGCCTCTTAACCTCTCGAAGAAGTCACCGTCGCCTCCGCGCTCCTACATGCCGCGCATGCTGGAAGCGTGA
- the LOC125064448 gene encoding ecdysone-inducible protein E75 isoform X2: MRLPLDMTVTECRRQQLEPVDPPQPPTNDADVLLGRVLAEFDGTTVLCRVCGDKASGFHYGVHSCEGCKGFFRRSIQQKIQYRPCTKNQQCSILRINRNRCQYCRLKKCIAVGMSRDAVRFGRVPKREKARILAAMQQSSSSRAQEQAAAAELDDAPRLLARVVRAHLDTCEFTRDRVAAMRARARDCPTYSQPTLACPLNPAPELQSEKEFSQRFAHVIRGVIDFAGLIPGFQLLTQDDKFTLLKSGLFDALFVRLICMFDAPLNSIICLNGQLMKRDSIQSGANARFLVDSTFKFAERMNSMNLTDAEIGLFCAIVLITPDRPGLRNIELVERMHARLKACLQTVVTQNRPDRPGFLRELMDTLPDLRTLSTLHTEKLVVFRTEHKELLRQQMWGDEEGCSWADSVVDESARSPIGSVSSSESGEVVGDCGTPLLAATLAGRQRLDSRGSVDEEALGVAHLAHNGLTVTPVRPPPRYRKLDSPTDSGIESGNEKHERIVGPGSGCSSPRSSLEEHTEDRRPPALADDMPVLKRALEAPPIRPFDAPRPRSLMEEAYNRHKKFRAMRRDTGEAEARPMQLTPSPQPPQHPHPASPAHPAHSPRPLRASLSSTHSVLAKSLMEGPRMTPEQLKRTDIIQQYMRRGDVATGGSPSTGASEGCPLRAGGLLTCYRGASPKPEPVLELQVDVADAPLNLSKKSPSPPRSYMPRMLEA, from the exons ATGCGTCTCCCGTTAGATATGACTGTGACCGAGTGCCGCCGCCAGCAACTGGAACCCGTGGACCCACCCCAACCACCTACCAACGATGCCGACGTCCTGCTCGGCAGGGTCCTCGCAG AGTTCGATGGTACCACGGTGTTGTGCCGAGTCTGTGGAGATAAGGCGAGTGGATTTCATTACGGCGTGCATTCCTGTGAGGGCTGcaag GGCTTCTTTCGTCGCTCTATACAACAGAAGATACAATATAGGCCCTGCACTAAAAATCAACAGTGCTCCATCTTAAGAATAAACAGAAACCGGTGCCAATACTGCCGATTGAAAAAATGCATTGCCGTTGGAATGAGCAGAGATG CTGTGCGATTTGGGCGCGTTCCGAAACGCGAAAAAGCGCGTATTTTAGCAGCAATGCAACAATCTTCTTCGTCACGGGCGCAAGAACAAGCAGCAGCCGCAGAACTAGATGACGCCCCGCGGTTATTGGCCCGAGTGGTGCGCGCTCATCTCGATACCTGCGAGTTCACCCGCGACCGCGTGGCCGCCATGCGTGCCCGCGCTCGTGATTGTCCCACCTATTCTCAACCCACTTTG GCTTGCCCACTGAATCCAGCGCCCGAGTTGCAGTCTGAGAAAGAATTTTCTCAGAGATTCGCCCACGTTATTCGCGGTGTGATTGACTTTGCCGGCCTCATACCTGGATTCCAGTTACTCACGCAAGATGACAAGTTTACTTTGTTAAAGAGTGGTCTCTTTGACGCTCTATTTGTGCGGCTTATTTGTATGTTTGATGCTCCGCTCAATAGTATAATATGCTTAAATGGTCAACTTATGAAACGTGACTCAATTCAAAGTGGAGCCAACGCACGTTTCCTCGTAGACTCTACATTTAAATTTGCAGAACGCATGAATTCCATGAATTTAACAGACGCCGAAATCGGGCTCTTCTGCgctattgttttaattacaccAGACCGACCAGGTCTTCGCAATATCGAATTAGTAGAGCGAATGCACGCGAGACTGAAAGCGTGTCTACAAACTGTCGTTACTCAAAATAGACCAGACAGACCTGGTTTCCTTCGGGAATTAATGGATACTCTACCTGACCTTCGTACGCTTAGTACGCTTCATACAGAAAAACTGGTCGTATTCCGCACAGAACATAAGGAACTACTAAGACAACAGATGTGGGGTGATGAAGAAGGATGCTCCTGGGCAGATTCAGTTGTAGACGAATCAGCTCGCAGTCCTATTGGGTCTGTGTCTAGCAGCGAATCTGGTGAAGTAGTAGGCGACTGTGGTACACCTTTGTTAGCCGCAACCTTAGCCGGGCGCCAAAGGTTAGACTCTCGAGGCTCTGTTGATGAAGAAGCTCTCGGTGTTGCTCATTTAGCGCACAACGGACTTACGGTTACACCGGTGCGTCCTCCACCGCGGTATCGTAAATTAGATTCCCCAACTGATTCTGGAATCGAATCTGGCAATGAGAAACATGAAAGAATCGTCGGCCCTGGTTCGGGCTGTTCCAGTCCGCGGTCGTCGCTCGAGGAACACACGGAAGACAGACGGCCACCAGCACTGGCGGACGATATGCCTGTTTTAAAGCGCGCATTAGAAGCACCACCGATTCGTCCATTTGACGCACCACGTCCGCGTTCGCTCATGGAAGAGGCATATAATCGTCATAAAAAATTCCGTGCTATGCGCCGTGATACTGGAGAAGCTGAAGCGCGACCAATGCAGCTGACGCCGTCGCCGCAACCCCCGCAGCACCCGCACCCGGCAAGCCCTGCCCATCCGGCACATTCGCCAAGGCCGTTGCGTGCTTCTCTCTCTTCTACGCACTCGGTGCTGGCTAAGAGTCTTATGGAGGGTCCTCGTATGACCCCGGAGCAGCTGAAGCGAACAGACATTATCCAACAGTATATGCGACGCGGCGATGTGGCTACGGGTGGAAGTCCAAGCACAGGTGCAAGCGAGGGTTGCCCCCTGCGCGCTGGTGGGTTGCTTACATGCTATCGCGGAGCGTCTCCGAAGCCTGAACCAGTACTGGAGCTGCAAGTTGACGTTGCGGACGCGCCTCTTAACCTCTCGAAGAAGTCACCGTCGCCTCCGCGCTCCTACATGCCGCGCATGCTGGAAGCGTGA